In Lactuca sativa cultivar Salinas chromosome 5, Lsat_Salinas_v11, whole genome shotgun sequence, the DNA window aaagtcaaagtcaaagtcaacggtcaaggtcaacagtccatgttaacccaactcatcgagtgcagctTACAAACTCGTTGAGATCCTTCAGAACTCAAAAAGTTGCAAAAACCCCAATCAACTCATAGAGTTAccaagtaactcgtcgagtccatgcattaTCCAGGATATCGGGAAAAACCCTAACAAACTCGTCGATTCATCtcgttaactcgccgagtccatgcagaatcCATAAAGCGGGAAACCCTCATCCAACTCGTTAAGTTGgctatgcaactcgtcgagttccttcagtccttttctcattcagatgcTTTTAAGCGAAACCaaagctccaaactgtagatctaggctcctaggatgtagttatcacgtaaagttgctaactttacgtgcatgcaaggcttcaaGAAGCTAAAACACTCAAAAATAGCCTTAGGAAGAGGTTTAGGGCAAGGAGAAGGGCCAAAggttcataaagcttgaggctttatgtcAAAGAGGgtctagaggagtccagatctgaaaccatgtccttgtgacaagctcaaaccCGAAAGTGACTACATTTTGCACTAGAAATGACCATATACTAACataagaagagatctaagaaatggaaagccaaggtaaagactttttaccttcaactgGATGCCAACACGATGTAGATactagatctacaagcttcttCTCATTCCAAGCCTCTAAATCTTCAATCTACTTCAATAAATTCAccaaacacacacttttagcctCACACTCAAAATAGGGTTAGAtcgattagggttcctctctgGACATGAAAAGTGGCAAGGGTGGTTGGGGgaaaaggacttaaggtcctttaaatagggtgcaacccctaaaaattagggtttgcatgcacaacccctacttgtcgagttggggtcctccaacttgtcgagtaggttctATAAACCATGTGGCCATATCTgtctctacacgacgagttggggcagccaactcgtcgagtaggtctctAATAATGAATATAAAAACTTTAaaatttatacctgggagtctGGGTGTCACAAGTTCAGACATATTATACAGTGTACCTGAATCCCTCAAagtaaggctctgataccaatttgtaacatcctaaaaatactaagtaaaaaaaattcatttttaaacaaCCAAATCCCTTCATTCATTTGTTCAAAAGATAATCAGAGTATAAAGTATTCTCAAATCACATCAGAGTGTATCAAATAGATAATGCAGAATAAATATCTGAGGAGTGCAATGTGATCAAgtcggacccttccctttcgaaccaaaaGTCCCTGAAACATTTTAAACaagaaaccgtaaacacaaagcttagtgtttttcccaaaataccacataccatatataacaTATCGGTTCTATTGCAAACCCAAGAAGATGTtatgggccaaatcatagtcttactCCATGCCATGGGCCAAATCTTGGTCTTCATTTGTATAAGTGCTAGGGCCAGATCATGGTCTTCTATACAATTTTCAGGGGCCAAACCCCTAGTCTTACATGCAAATGCCAAGGGCTAAATCCTTGTATTTTATACAAATGTCAGTGGTCAaaccctggtcttccatgcaagtatcacaaagacaattatcatcCCACAGAGTatagtgagagaactcaccttgcaGCATAGACAACAACTAACTAGCTCACACAGCCAATAAATGGGTGCTAAACACTACCTACTGAATCACACAAGATAAACCCTTAGTATACCTTCTAAAATAAGAATTATGACCAAAAGTCAACGGTAAAGTCAATGCCAGTTGATCTCCGCGTTGTGGCACATTTTCGACAAAACAGTCGCTGCCAGTAAAATTGCCATGTCATGGTAATCATGCCACCACGTCATGACAACTGCATAGTGAATAACTTAATGGATTAGCTCGCAATCCGTTAAGCCCTAAGCTCATATTTTCTAGAAGGCTTGTTGGGACACTAATGGTCCATAAAAGTCCTTGCTTTGATGACATGCATTTCCAATGCATATCATTTGCTCAACTAGGTCAAAAGTGGCATAAATGGGAGTCAAAATCCATGTATGAGCTCAAAGTAACATAACTCTTTAGATCTAGAACATCTAACCCTCTTAGGACTACAAGGAtcaataaagttgcaaactttattgaATCCAACCACTCCAAACACCATAAACATCATGAAAAGCCAATAAAACTTAGATCAAAAGAGATCTATCTAACAAGGTCTGAAAAAGaagacttacaaaggtccagaagatGATCTTATAGGTAGGGAGGAGTTGATTGCTTGATTCTTGCACTAGAgccttcttcttccttctttcCAATTGTACCAAAACACCAAAATAATCTCAAAAATGGAGGAAATGGGATTAGGGTTTGCTTCAAGGTTTTTGGAGGTGATAGAGGCTGAAAAGGATGCCCTAATCTCGAAGTTAGAGGCTTTAAATacagagaaaccctaaaatatcATGGGCTTGGGGCTGCCACAACAACCACGCCGTGGCACACTACTTGCCTCGTCGTGGTGCTCACCAGAAATACACGATCATAAAAAGCCATGGCATATCGTGAGCATCCATGTACCACGTCGTGACAAATATTTTCCTCAAAAACCATACTTTTGACTCCTTCAGGTCGCCATTGAACCATTTTAtaaaacgggtgttacaatagTATGCTCTATAAACTACTTTAAATACCAAAAAGCAAAATCTTAACTTCAGTTATTCACATCAAAGATTCAGAGCATCACAACAACTTCCTACCCAACAATAATAAACTATTATTTATTACACATTTAGTCACTTTTTGTACACGATTTACCATCAAACTTACATTTTTGTTCTGTAAATACCATTTTGATCGGCTATTGCATTTCTAGTCGTCTTACATGTTCAAGGAACACCGTTAAACTCATATTTTTTGTTCAAGAAACATCATTGCACTTACATGTTTGTACATGCTTTACCATTAAACCaagttttgtacatatttagtcactttcatttgtcatcatcaatttTCCAATTAATTTCTCTGTCTAACATTACTCAAAAGAAGAAATAAAACActtgtttattttttaaattttgtaaACCATTAGTCACACATTTCCCCGTTTCTCTCTCATTCTCACTACTTTATGAAAACCAACATACTATTAGATCTCTCTCTCGTCCCTTTCTTCTTGAATCATGTGCCACTAATAACCACATTCATTCAAGGATACAAATTTGTCGTTGGTTTGAATCGATTTTGCTACATGTTGAAAATGATTTTTAGATTAGTTACTTGTTGGTGGAGGTGATGGATTGTGGACATGGGTGGTTCTGGTGGTGAAAGGTGGTAAATGGAAGGTGGGGTTAGTTGTTGATGGTGGATAATGGCTCTGAGAGGTGGACGGTGATAGTAGGAGTGCATGATGCTGACCGAATAAATTGATCGGTTCATAATTTAATTGTAAATCATGAAAACATACATTAACTTGTAATATCTAATCAAAATGATAAATTTAAACAGCTCAAGTGAATttaataacaaatcatatataataataaaaataaatataaatatatacgaAAATAATAGATAATTAAAAAGTTAATCTTTATTAAACTTTTTGAATGATAATATGTAAGGGCGGTTGTTTCTTTATAATTATTTTTCTGACTTATACATCCCTTTTCAAAGAAAATGTTTTATAATAAAATGACTAAAAAGTCCTCCTAGAGAAAAAAAcctttttatttcctttttagaAACGGATAAAAGTTATAAATACGAAATAAGTAAAATATTTTTATCTCCGCCTCTGCTTTGCTGCTCCTCTCTCTCTGTTCTCCGTATCTTTCTCTCTCTTCGCATCTTTTCTTAGACCTAAATTCAGCTTCCAAAATCGTCATTGGACAAGCTCTAATTCTTTGCTCTCAGGTACTTTCATCACGTCACTCGATCCGCCACTTATTATATCTGCTTTTTTACTGCTTAATTACAATACATCATGATTTGATATGATTAGGGTTTGATTTTGTTTATTTCGTGATGGGTTCCATGTAAGAGCTATTAAAttctgtttatttatttatttatattgattCTTGTATAACTAGTCAATTCGAAGGATTTTGCTaattcacacacatacatgcgTCTACCTGTTGGTTATATGCCTAGGTGTTCAATTAGTTCATCTTTTTCAGTTTCACTGTTATGTTTTTCCATAAAAGACGATGAtaatgacaatgttggattaagATTCGTTAGCCTCAGGAGTGAATTCAATGCAATATAGAGTTGTGGAGATTAAACTTAGATTCCAAGTTTTGATGATtagtttattttatgtttttgtttcTGTAGGGGTTTGTAGAGTTGCAAAATGGCAGGGAGTTCAAGTGAGGAGTCTGGGGTAGGCAGAATGTCAAACGGTCAACAGCTTTCAGGGGAAGCATTGGCGGAATGGAGATCTTCTGAGCAGGTGGAGAATGGAATTGCTTCCACATCACCTCCTTATTGGGAtaccgatgatgatgatgatgatgattgtgGTATCTTCTTTGTTACCTTCAATTTATAGATAAGGTAGAATCTGTATATGATTGCAATATcgcatgatgtaatgtaatgtttaaGAATTAAGATAGTGTCCAAAGTCCAAACATAATTGCCTTGAAACACTTCCTACTTTTTACAACAAATGCATATATGTGAAATGTGATTAATTTTTGTTTGAGGTTTTGTGTAGTGTTATTATTGAATATTGACTAGAAGTATTATGAAATGTAGGAGCAAAACCTTCTGAGTTATATGGGAAGTATACATGGAAGATAGATAAGTTTTCACAGATTAACAAGAGAGAACTTCGTAGCAATGCATTTGAGGTTGGAGGCTACAAATGGTACAACAGTTATAACTTATAACTCTCATACTTCATCTTTCATTTAAAGCTTTTTTCCTGATATGATATGGGTTACAGGTATATTTTGATCTACCCTCAAGGTTGTGATGTTTGCAATCACTTATCTTTATTTCTTTGTGTTGCCAATCATGACAAGCTTCTTCcaggtttttttttcttttttttgttatgttatgttaagTTACCATAAAGATAGTTATATAAGTTCTTCCTCTCTTTCTCATCAGGGTGGAGTCATTTTGCACAATTCACAATAGCTATTGTGAACAAGGACCCTAAGAAATCAAAATATTCTGGTATGTTATTCTTGTTCTAATTACTGATTCTGATTAGGAAAAGTTATTATTAATCACTTATATAAAATAAATGCATGTTTGTAGACACGTTGCATCGCTTCTGGAAGAAAGAGCATGATTGGGGATGGAAAAAGTTCATGGAGTTATCAAAAGTTTTAGATGGATTTGTTGATGCTGACACCCTTAAAATAAAAGCTCAAGTTCAAGTTATCAGGTTTCTACCTTATTCATATTCTTCACAAATCTTTCATTTCCTTTTTTCTCAAGACACATGATTCTCTTTGCTTATAACCTCAATCTTTTGTAGGGAGAGAGTCGATCGCCCTTTCAGATGCCTTGATTGTCAGTATAGGAGAGAACTTGTAAGGGTATATTTGTCAAATGTGGAGCAAATATGTCGCCGCTTTGTTgaagaaagaagaggaaggctaggAAAGTTGATAGAAGATAAAGTTAGGTGGTCAAGGTACATACATACTGAATCTTCATGATTCTAATTCCAATTCCTTTCACTGATTCCATTCCTTTCATGATCCATCGGAATCCTGAATTCCACTTTGCTGTTTTTCAGCTTCTGTACTTTCTGGTTAGGAATTGATCAAAATGCAAGGCGCAGGATGTCAAGGGAGAAGTCGGATTTGATACTGAAAGTTGCtgtaaaacatttttttatagaaaaagaaGTGACATCTACTTTAGTGATGGATTCTTTATACAGTGGACTAAAATCCcttgaaggtcaaagtcaaacaaaaaacaaaacaaaggGAAAATGTTTGGATGCAGAAGAAGTACCACAACCAGTACCTATAGTTCGGGTTGAAAAAGAGACATTTATCCTTGTTGATGATGTGTTATTATTGCTCGAGAGGGCAGCATTGGAACCTTTACCACCTAAAGATGAAAAAGGCCCTCAAAACCGTACTAAGGTAAAGTGTCAGTGTCTCTGGAATGTAATGACTGATTCCATTCCTTGACACGTGTTATggtggcattttggtaatttaggATGGTGGTTCAGGGGAGGATTTCAGCAAGGATTCTATTGAACGTGATGAAAGGCATCTTACTGAATTGGGGCGTAGAACCATTGAAATATTTGTCCTAGCACATATCTTCAGGTATTAAGATTTAAGTTTATctttttattattaaaagaaaaaataataataatattattattaataaatgtgtTACAATACAATACATCAGTAAAATAGAAGTTGCATACCAAGAGGCTGTTGCTTTGAAAAGGCAAGAGGAGCTCATACGTGAAGAAGAGGAAGCATGGATGACTGGAATTGAACAGAAAGCAAAACGTGAAAAGGAAAAGAAATCAAAGAAAAAACAGGTTTTTCTTATATTCTTATATTCTAAAACTCATATTTGACttaaattaatttcaaaattctactTGTTTACAGGGGAAACAAAAAAGAAACAACCGGAAACTGAAG includes these proteins:
- the LOC111897174 gene encoding TNF receptor-associated factor homolog 1b, with translation MAGSSSEESGVGRMSNGQQLSGEALAEWRSSEQVENGIASTSPPYWDTDDDDDDDCGAKPSELYGKYTWKIDKFSQINKRELRSNAFEVGGYKWYILIYPQGCDVCNHLSLFLCVANHDKLLPGWSHFAQFTIAIVNKDPKKSKYSDTLHRFWKKEHDWGWKKFMELSKVLDGFVDADTLKIKAQVQVIRERVDRPFRCLDCQYRRELVRVYLSNVEQICRRFVEERRGRLGKLIEDKVRWSSFCTFWLGIDQNARRRMSREKSDLILKVAVKHFFIEKEVTSTLVMDSLYSGLKSLEGQSQTKNKTKGKCLDAEEVPQPVPIVRVEKETFILVDDVLLLLERAALEPLPPKDEKGPQNRTKDGGSGEDFSKDSIERDERHLTELGRRTIEIFVLAHIFSKIEVAYQEAVALKRQEELIREEEEAWMTGIEQKAKREKEKKSKKKQGKQKRNNRKLKDKIKEEKANTVVIQDKPQLSIDEAEDLLLLEKSDISDVSDSVECVPLVLQPDSDERDSIQVNWDTDTSEAQPPTEAASSGGASCLTVVTTSPPSIMDDSSSTCSTDSVPSLVSNRSYKGQKSQPPKTNLQKTISSVKTLNTDKNVIPVNTKNGTRTLKPADKPVEPAVPMVSRPLSAPLVPGSGSRSGPGPTLPVAATVHATSFLPRSMSAAGRLGADMSPAQSYRNVMMGGGGATATSTSFNQTINPSNLYSPVPMMTSSSSSSSSSMFLHDGFEMVEDSRMLSFGGVNMNVNVNDPYLDPFCDEVPGGRMLADEFPHLDIINDLLDDEVSPLFHGPHHLTRHLTYPGGSIDQSYHDVLLHHNYDYTGGPHQQPNLQAAAYMNMNMNGLIQSQWQMSGSDVSYPSSSSFMRNMDDNDDMYDDDHHHHHHHLDYSNNMMMGVNGYTVYHRPSNGQ